A segment of the Polyodon spathula isolate WHYD16114869_AA chromosome 17, ASM1765450v1, whole genome shotgun sequence genome:
CCTTTCACCCTTGTcacagatacctataagagtaaaatcaaatacatgatATAGTAAGTATTTCTAgctaggagcagtagttgaatgcagcaaggtatggagcagttcagagcaagtacaagctgatgcaagtactggtacaattgggtgccatatagtcgagagaggtttacagatgctgtctgaacaggggtGCCTCGAGGAggcactggaaggtggtcagggactaagcagtcctgatatctgtgggtaggtcgtttcaccactgaggggcaagagtggagaaggagtgggctctggaagtAGGGAAGCGGATGACTCTTTAGTATCTGATGACGAGTGCCTAAAGGTTTCAGATATCCGCTACTCAATGTTCTGTGGAGGGTTAAAGAAAGTGCCACAGTGTTTTAACAGATTGTACGCTTTATCTCATATCCATTGTTTAGATGTCTCATTTCAATCCAGGATTCCATTCCTTTTACATTAGCATGTCATAATCTTAACCGTAACCCAATCAGGAGTCATTGTTATGGTACTCTTCATaaaactgtattctatgattctgtaGGTCAGGTTCAATAGTGGGTTCTGAACAAAAAATGACCCTTTTGTGGCAGGACACTGCCTCTGCTGGACAGTTAAGTGACCACCGCAGTCTGAGGCCTCCAAACCtgatttatataataaatacatacatgctgAATGGATGGCCAGGGAAATAAtttactatttacaaaatacccatttaaaataaaaatagtattttcAATTGAAGTTGAAATAGAATTTTCAGAGACTGTTTctatttcaaataatgttttagaattatttttttttattttaaatgtcatcttTTTTATACTAGTTTGACTTTTAAGAGTGGATACAAATCAATATGATTGCTTCTGGACTGATGGAGCATGAAACAGGCCCTACCAGGGTGATCTCCCATGCAGTCTGGGAGAATTAACAGTACAGAACCATGCTGATAAAGCAGGCAGACACACTGGAGCTAGTGGAAGAGGAATTTACTTTGAGAATTGAACAATAGATATCATTTTTCACCATTCTGCAAATCCTTTGGAAAGGACTCAAAAAtgttaaacagtaaataaacctTAATAAAATATGCAGTTTCGAAATAGTTAAGCAATGAAAACATTCTCACAAGAGTGCCGATCAAAGTGCAGAAATTATCCCCATTGTGTTCTTCTGTACTTGGGCTCCACCTGGGTTATTGACTGAGGCAGTACTgacattgtaaaaagaaaaaaaaaacacattgaatgtGTAAACCACAACCAGTAGATGGCGTCAACCAatagattctattttttttttttaatttaaagtacaTTACTGGCAacctgttttctgtgtgtataaaTTTGTAGACCTGTTTTAGATTTTCAGTTAATACCTGTCCCATATAAACTTGATGTTTACTTCAGACTGTTAATTCAGACTCTTTTGCCTTGTCATATTTGGGTTCCAGTTTGAGAGTGTTCTATTGTTGTAATTGACTGTATTGTTTCTGTTCAACTATCCCCTTGGAATTCCTTCTCAATGAAGTAAAATGGCACTATTTGTTCAGAGGTTACCTATCTTGTTTTGGTTGCTTTAAGATACATGTAATGTTCCCATTCCTTGTATTGAATGGTACATCCTTGTACTGAGTGGCTGATTAGAGACATAGTTCCCACAGCAGAcaacaatatttttgtaaaatgggtGCTTTTGAGAAGTTAAGAACAAAGATCCAGGCTAAAATCAGGCACGGTgcttatattaatatttttacacattttctagTAACGTGTACAAAGTGCATGTACACTTGTTATTGCCATATGTCTTTATCAATTCCCAATGTGTATTTGATGCTGTGTGGACTGTGATATTGCGTAGCttgagttttatttagttttttacttgTATGTTGGACTTTCTTGGTCTTTCCGCAGACTTATTTGTTTGGTGGTCTGTGTTTCAGAGGGCCGGATGTCCAAGTCTCATCAGAAGGTGGTGGGCCTGATGCATTATGGGCCTGAGATCGTGATTACCCAGCATGCCCCAGACTCTCTGGCACCCCTGGTGGAGCTGGAAGGAGAGGCGTATCTGGAGAAGCTGGGTGGGGTCCGGAGGCATACCATTGCCAACGCACACTCCAACCTCCAGTTCCTTGCTGTCGCCTCCATGATGCATTCTGGGATGGTGGAGGAGGACAGTCTGACAAACCGACACTGTCAGGGAGCCCCACATCACTGAGACCCAGGGGGGCTGGTCATGATCTCAATGCAGAGCTCCCCTGAACTGAGCTGCCCAGCACCTGGCTAGAACCTCCCAGGGCCACTGCTGTCCACTCAGTGATGGGACCAGGTTGGCTCAAACCTTCGTAGGGAAGTTGTGCCTAAATAAAATGGTTCAGACCTGGATTCATCTACAGGAGAGTTAGTGAGGTGGAGGGTCAGGATCTCCTGTTTTTGTCTGCAGGGTCAGTACCGGCTCTCATTCTATAAAGAGACCCTCGGCTAAACTGGAGATTGGGGACTGAAAGTGTGATGCTTCTTCATGAAAGAAATGCGCAGCTAGGAGGTGGGTTTGGAACAAAGGGATTTTAAGAGAACAAAGATAAAATTTAAGTGCTGGTCCACTAACTAACACCTTGAATACTGCAACCCTGCAGTTCTGACATGGCTGACTTAATCACACAAGGTAGAGGCCAATtgttataaataagaaataaaagaaactagcaagaaacagttGTGTTGGGTCTGGCTAGTTTTATACTATTATAATGATTCCTCAGATAATTTGCCTTTGCTTAATTGTACAATAGAACCATTTGGTGAAAGAAACCTGAACTCCTGTCATTAAGAGCACTGTGATACAGAGGCTGGCAAAGATtctctgaaaaacattttttgacatgTTCAGTAATTGGAGAGAAGAATTATTTCCGAATAGCTGTGTTTTCAAGAGGGACTTGGATCCCTTTTGGAAAATTAAAGATCTTGACTCATTCATCCTGTGATGATAGTGACTGGTCAGCAGCAGATGGATGGAAGCACTCAAATTAACCTCCATTGCCTTCAATACAGCACACTGGCCCTGCTTTCTGTGATGGTGGTCTGTGAGTTTACCTGCTTCCCTCAGAGAAAGCAGACTACTCAGGCCTCCGGTTGACAAGGCTACTGTCCTCTGCCTACTACTACCAGCTACCCCAGTCCTGTCCCCACCTCCCTTCTCCATCCTCCAGACTCTCAGGTAGGACTTCAATCAGACACAACttccctcctccctgcctccctctTCCAAACTCCCGGGTAGACTTAAATCAGACACAACCTCCCTTCTCCCTCTTCCAGAGTCCTGGGTAGGACTTCAATCAGACACAACCTGCCTCCTCCAGAGTCCTGGGTAGGACTTCAATCAGACACATCAAAGACTTTTAACACTGGTGTGTCTAAAAGTTTCCCAACATTATGACAGcagttttttttctccagcacAACAGTAGTCCTATTTCAGGATTCCCAATAAACTGTCTTTGTGAAGCAGAGTGTCTGTCTCATGTCTAGCACActgtaatgtgatttatttatttaaaaataattaatgcatTATGGTTTTCAGTTGTAACCTTGGTTAACTCAACAGATTTTTAAGATTTGTCTCTGGCTTTGAGATGTCAAATACATCCCTGATGTCAAGCTGTCATGAGAACTTTCAGCTCCATCAATGGAACTGCCAGATCCTGAGTGGAGTTGCAAGCATGGAAAACTTTTCTGTGCTGTTTGCAGATATGCTGTTCAGCTGCAACTGTGCACAATTAACCAACAGCATCTTTAACATACTGAATGTGTGAATGGATCAAACAGGGAAGATAGATTTCAACTAAGAACaagataaatacattaagaacaaatttattaaattaaatctaTAGATTTCTAtagaaaaagttatatttttctatatttataCAGATCTGTAAAACCAGTGATTAATGTCAATAGATTCTGTAGGATTTTTCTAAAGGTTTTTAATGCTAAGTAAGCACTTGAACTAATAAAATGAGATGCATATACATATTCCTCTCCCAGGACTGTCACTGTACACTGGGAAATATTTAAactctttttttacattattttttccaAATCCAACAGAAGAGGGGTTCTGTTGAACAGGAATGCCTTCAGCGGGGTATTGATTATCATGACACAATCTGCCCTGTGGTTTAACTCCCAGGCCTGCCCTCAGCAAACCTTCAGCTTGGCTTGATAGCCCATGATTAATGTTTTACAATAACTTGTATTTAGATGTGAAAGATTTTGTTAACTTTGAAGTATAAATAAAGTGTATGTTTTTCTGTCTGCTGGTGTTGGGTTATTATGCTTGGTTTTAAACAGGGTAAATAGAACGCCACCTGCAAATTAGAATCCAACGTCATGTATAATGTCTGCCGTTTCATATGTTCTCACCATGCTTTCTGcattttgtcatttaatttagtttttttagtgtgcccaattattttatcccaCATTCTCTCCACAATCTCGCCACAAGAGCTCAGCAGGACTAGAGGTCAGTggacatcctccgatcccacaaccaagccaattgcctctttacacccaggaattcGAGAGCCTGTTGgggagctaccggcctctggtgGATAAAGAGCAGCCCtacaggtgtctgcttgagctcaccaggtgcctggccagcagggtcagCTGTAGCTTGTCAATGAAGTCCACAGCCATTCATTCAAACACCacactacaaacaaaacaaagtcaggTTGATAGAAGTTTTGCTTTGTAGCACTGATTGACAGCCTTATCTTTTTGCCAgttctgttttgcttttcagGCCCCTCCCAGTTTGCTGTACCTTTTTGGCCCAAGTGCCTTCCCTCTTAAAACAGTCTTCTTTCAGGAGCGCTCCCTGGCCCTTCCTGTATCTTCTCAATCTACTGTACTTTCAGGAGTGCTGCCTGGCCCTTCCTGCTATCTTCTCACTCTACTGTATTTACTTTCAGGAGCGCTGCCTGGCCCTTCCTGCTATCTTCTCAATCCTCTGTATTTACTTTCCAGCCACAAGTTTGTTGTTCTGCTGTTGCCAGGtgattttctgtctgtttggttGCTAGCATGTCCCTTTGCTAGGGAATGAAGCAGGTGGAGAGGGTTGAAGCCTGTGGGTAGACCCCATCCTAGGAATTAAAGCTGTAGCCCACCTACTGTCTACACATCTTAAATAGCAGCGCATGCCATGGATTCCTGAACATATGATGAAAATACTTttcctgttctgttttattatttttgtctaaTTAAACTTTAACTAACAATTATTCTTACCTGTTTTTCACTTCCATTAGCTTCATCGGTCCCAAATGTAGTAAAAATCAGAAAACATGATATCTAGTGCTATTAAGGTTAAATAAAGTTATCACATTATTTCCCTTATTCTCAGCATATCTGCTGCATTTGCACTTCATGGGTCATTTCATCTCAGCAGTATCTCTtgtgtcaaagcatgttactgtctgaaagcatgttagtcaataagggaagcagctggttggttaatgacaggaaataagccattgaaggggtggggacaatttcaccctccaggtgatcAAGCTATTGCAATACCAACTGAAAGCATAGCTTGCAAGCACAGACTTATTTGACctgataccatgttttaaataaaaataccatatcatgtgttcctttcaaaactggACTGTTGATACCTATACAATGAATGAAGTGCACATAAGATGTATTGAACTATGTTGTTAGCTAGTCTCTTCAATTGCCATAAAGCTTATGTTTAAACAACTACAGTGGCAGTACTTCCTAATGACAAGGTTTTCCATCCTAACACTGAATGAGCTCTTCAATGGTATATCTGTATGCCTGGAAGTGGGCATGTAGGCAGTATCAGCTGATCCCTGCATGAAAATGCCTTCAAGAAGACAGATTAAAGAGAGCTCAAACTCTCCCAAAgactattattactactactaattagTGTGTGGCTGCATTTTTAAttgattctatttttatttattatttatttaaaattgaaacccCTACTTTAAAACCATGCAGATCAGCCTCTGGTCACAAGAGAACAAAACCAATAGACAATGCTTGTGTTTTTAACCCTAAGGCTCCCTCCAGTGTTCATTAGTTTGAACtgctgcacactttttttttttttttttttttttttttaatataattcccTTTGGATATACACAATAATTCTGCCAGCATCTAACAGCAAGTCAGTGAAGTACAGTAAATTGTAAAGCAggtaacagcaaaaaaaaaaacacatggtggCTAGTGCAGTATTAAACATTTAGAATCAAAGAGCATGCTGCTAAAAGAAACTGACTTTCCACGACAAATGTTTAGAGTGAGTCTTCGAAGGACTAGTCAAAACTTTGTCACtgaaattaagtttgttttagtatttctaaattctgtCATTATTCTGTGAATTAGGTTTTAGGTTTACGTTAGTAGCAGTCATGTGTTGTCCtgttttttagtttgtgttttgtttctactACTCTCTCAGtgtaatttaaatacaacaaaacactgaTATCAGTTAACACTCATAACAttgcaataaagaaaacacaatttagaaaaaaatattttattgtttacagctATTTTCTGGCATAAAGAAATACGTAGATAAAATAGTATTTCAAACATTGGGAACCATACTGTTGAAGACCACGGGGTGGTCTCAGAAATATGTTTGTCACGTTATCAAGTCTCTTTCAGGGATTCATGATAATCACAATGGCCACGGAAGGAAAATGTAACAAATGACACCAAAACATCGTCCTCCCAGCAAGTGCAGGTCAGAGTGCACAATGTTTACTTCATCCGAGCAAGCTGGGTTTGACTCTCACTAAGGTGAAATTAGTTTCTTGCCCACATCCAAGAATTGCCAGTTTAGAATGAGGTGTCCTGGACTGAATGACAGGGTGATCAGATAAGGACTGAGGGGCAGCGAAATTGCACTGAAATAAACAAACCCATGTACCCCAGGTGTACACTGCATCTGTCAGTCAGATTGAATCCACAATGACAATCAGCCAAGGGTCTGTATTGCAGTACTTCAACTAGGCACACAACTAGTGATGTATTTGAATCGGCTATTTTGCATgttaatgaacatttattttccaatgtatttgctgtgtttaattgttattgtttttactcTGCTTTAGTATCCACCTCTGTGCACATTGCTTAACTCTGCTTTTCCATCCTTTAATACATAACATTATACTGTGCAAGCTGcagtctattttatttaaaactttatttcagTCCTTGTGTCTCTTAAGAGGCTGCAGTGTTAAGAGTATCTGAATATTGTTTCAACTGTAATAAAGTAGCTTTGctcccttttattttatttttttccctttttaaacatttaacaatacGCTGTTGTGTCTATagatattttaagaaaatacacGCGCACTACAAGGCATGGGAAATGTTTCTTAAAATAGTGTAAGAcactggtttattttgtatataccGGTCTATGGATTGATTCCTATGATCAGTCTGATTTGTTCCACTTGTTTATATTGGCTAAACTCATTTCCTAGATCTTCGTATTAGCATGCTGCAGTTGGAACTCATTTAGTTCAGTTCTTTGGCATGCTTCTGAACCACAAATGAAACGCCGTAATTGACCCaaagaacaccctgcagtgtttacaaaaaaacatcagtATCTTTGCTGTATCCTGGGCTGGATGTAGCacatcaatatatattttaaaaggaaataggTAAGCAAATTTATATGATTGATGTTTCCAATTACGATACATAACCTCCATGATAAGACTGCATAATGTTTGACCTTGAGTATTCGTCACATCGAATCAGCACCATATTGGCATTATGTAATGTTGCTTCTTGTCTATAATATTGCTGAAACACCAGTGACTCAGTATCACCCCCTGCTGAACCTCCATGTTAAATGGGGGGCTCTGTGCCCCTGGGCTGAAACCCCTCCCTGCGAATGCTGCTCACATCGAGGCGCGGGGTGACCTCGCAGCGCACCAGCAGTGCATCGTTCCGCACGTACTCCCTCTTCTGCAGGTTCTGCAGGTGCATAAAGGTGACATAGCCGAATCCCTTGGGGTTGCGTTGGGCAGTGGGGCGCTGGAAGGCCAGGAGGTCCGGCTTAGTATCCATCACCTCCTCGTGGTTCTGCTGGACAACACCTTCAGTCTGGTCCAGGATGGAGAGGCGGATGGTTCCCTGGAAGGGCCAGGGTAGCTGGCCGTCATACTTGCCCTGCATGGTGTGCACGAACAGGGAGATGAAGTTGGCGCAGCGTGGAGCACTTGGAGTCTGCAGATGGAGTCGAAGGCAGAGCTTGTAGCCGGGCCGGCCCGTGTAGAAGCCGGGGCTGTGGATGACCACAGGCTGCTCGGCCACCTGGCTGCTCAGGTAGCTGGAGAAGTTCTCCAGCTTCCACACATAGATGCCATTACACTGCTGCGCCTCCAGCTCGTTCACCGTCTCCTCCAGTGTGCGAACCTGCCTCTTCAGAGTACCCACCTGCACGCTCTCAGTCTCCTTGATAGCCAGCAGCTCCCGGATCTGGTGGTCCTGCCGAACTAGACGGGCctccagctgctgcagagtctcacGCTGGTCCTGCAGAGCTGCAGAGCACTGGCACTGGAGAGAGGGGGCTGTAGCAGCAGCCCCAGCCAGGGAGAGAGGCAGGGGGATGGGCCCGGCAGAGGGGGACGGGGCGAAGTGGAGATCAGAGCTCTCTGGAAGATGAGTCGGCATGCGGTTACCGAGCAGGAACTGTGCCATCAAACGTAAGTGCATCTGCGTGTAATCCTGCATGTGCTGCGCCAGTTTGTTTCGCTGCATCTGCAACACAAGatgaaaaatgaatggaaaagtAAACAGAGAACAGCTGGACTTTATTATAAAAGTGTCCAACCATAAAGCCTTAGAATACGTGGAGATAGCCTCATTAATAAGGGGGCAGATTTAACTAAGTGAATAATGAATGATCTTCTAAGACCtacataactattaaacactcaatggtAAAATCTGTAAAGCTAAAAGTAATtttctttgacaaacatttcgactagatGTAATGTCTATATCTGGTAATTACTACACATCTaacaaatccctttttttttttttttactattttttaatcaaaaggtGTTTATATTTAGTTACtgataaaacatacattttgaataaaaatcaGCAACTGTTCTCATGTAAATGTTCTGAATTTAAGGGACCTATCATGGCAGAATCGGCACTGCTATagtgttaaaaacacacacacacacacacacgtgtgtggtggtgttgtgtatgtatatatatatatatatataccaactgcgacctttattttaattttttacccAGAACTTGAATGTTTTAGTATTgcactcatttaaaaacatgtgcgGACTCAGAGCAGTTCACATTGGTTCACGTCAACAAGtcagaaaacaaaatatcaaatcTACACTTTCGACATTTGAGactttctattatttattttaaataaataaataaataaacagatagctGCAAGTGTTTACGTCCCACCTCTATCACTTCTGATAGCCACTTCATGGCTGCCATGACTCTCAAGGTCAATTGCAGTGTACCAactttagtccacttgatgtgtcaaactagtggattaagcatgTTTAGTTCACTGAAGTCAGTAAACCTGCCAATcacgattgcagcgtaccagaagtTAATCAACACAGGCATCATCTGTTAAATGAA
Coding sequences within it:
- the LOC121329873 gene encoding TNF receptor-associated factor 6-like, producing MASCDTESDSLDSTCCGGRSGLGISLEKGESMGNSSVGTSYHQTPDIEAHAQGYDVEFDPPLESKYECPICLMALRAAVQTPCGHRFCKGCIEKSLRDAGQKCPVDNEILLENQLFPDNFAKREILSLTVCCPNEGCMHKMELRHLETHVSQCVFATVECPLCHTAVWRSQQEEHMKQECPRRVTSCQNCASCIVFEELQYHDQECPLAIVVCDYCSTELTREQLQYHCEMDCPQAPVACTFSSFGCPEKMQRNKLAQHMQDYTQMHLRLMAQFLLGNRMPTHLPESSDLHFAPSPSAGPIPLPLSLAGAAATAPSLQCQCSAALQDQRETLQQLEARLVRQDHQIRELLAIKETESVQVGTLKRQVRTLEETVNELEAQQCNGIYVWKLENFSSYLSSQVAEQPVVIHSPGFYTGRPGYKLCLRLHLQTPSAPRCANFISLFVHTMQGKYDGQLPWPFQGTIRLSILDQTEGVVQQNHEEVMDTKPDLLAFQRPTAQRNPKGFGYVTFMHLQNLQKREYVRNDALLVRCEVTPRLDVSSIRREGFQPRGTEPPI